In Paroedura picta isolate Pp20150507F chromosome 1, Ppicta_v3.0, whole genome shotgun sequence, the following are encoded in one genomic region:
- the LOC143826398 gene encoding serotriflin-like isoform X1: MWGFIEKLQEIRTYVKSQHLSGYNCRNVIQCWMLLTHFAMQETEMATTVVLVISLAALMPQSTGQQPDFASLSTQNADQQREATDKHNALRRDVNPTASNMLRMEWDLAAAENARRWAQRCTQNHSPREQRTVNGRTCGENLFMSSRPTLWSEAIQAWYDEVKDFQYGRGSRRGAVTGHYTQVVWYRSNLLGCAVARCRNRRLAYYYVCHYCPGGNIVGSIHTPYKAGRPCADCPNACDNKLCTNPCKYGDQYNNCPDLVRTHGCDHRDVKNWCEASCLCKTEIK, translated from the exons ATGTGGGGATTTattgagaaactccaggaaatAAGAACATATGTCAAATCACAACATCTCTCTGGTTACAACTGCAGGAATGTCATCCAGTGTTGGATGCTGCTGACTCATTTTGCAATGCAGGAAACAG AGATGGCCACAACAGTTGTTCTGGTGATAAGCCTTGCTGCCTTGATGCCACAGTCCACTGGGCAG CAACCAGACTTCGCTTCTTTGTCAACCCAAAATGCTGATCAGCAAAGGGAAGCTACTGACAAGCACAATGCCCTCCGGAGAGATGTGAATCCAACTGCCAGCAACATGCTGAGAATG gAGTGGGATCTTGCTGCTGCAGAAAATGCTAGACGCTGGGCCCAGCGATGCACCCAGAACCACAGCCCAAGAGAGCAAAGAACCGTCA ATGGGAGAACATGCGGTGAAAACCTCTTCATGTCCTCCAGGCCTACTTTGTGGTCTGAAGCGATTCAGGCTTGGTACGATGAGGTGAAAGACTTCCAGTACGGTCGCGGAAGCAGAAGGGGTGCTGTGACAGGCCATTACACACAG GTAGTTTGGTACCGGTCCAACCTCCTGGGCTGTGCTGTTGCCCGCTGCCGGAATAGGAGATTAGCTTACTACTACGTTTGCCATTACTGCCCCGG AGGAAACATCGTAGGCTCCATCCACACTCCATACAAAGCCGGGAGGCCCTGTGCGGACTGCCCAAACGCTTGCGACAACAAACTCTGCA CCAATCCCTGCAAATACGGTGATCAATACAACAACTGTCCGGATTTAGTACGTACCCATGGATGCGACCATCGGGACGTGAAGAACTGGTGCGAAGCGTCTTGCCTGTGCAAGACCGAAATCAAGTGA
- the LOC143826398 gene encoding serotriflin-like isoform X2, with the protein MLLTHFAMQETEMATTVVLVISLAALMPQSTGQQPDFASLSTQNADQQREATDKHNALRRDVNPTASNMLRMEWDLAAAENARRWAQRCTQNHSPREQRTVNGRTCGENLFMSSRPTLWSEAIQAWYDEVKDFQYGRGSRRGAVTGHYTQVVWYRSNLLGCAVARCRNRRLAYYYVCHYCPGGNIVGSIHTPYKAGRPCADCPNACDNKLCTNPCKYGDQYNNCPDLVRTHGCDHRDVKNWCEASCLCKTEIK; encoded by the exons ATGCTGCTGACTCATTTTGCAATGCAGGAAACAG AGATGGCCACAACAGTTGTTCTGGTGATAAGCCTTGCTGCCTTGATGCCACAGTCCACTGGGCAG CAACCAGACTTCGCTTCTTTGTCAACCCAAAATGCTGATCAGCAAAGGGAAGCTACTGACAAGCACAATGCCCTCCGGAGAGATGTGAATCCAACTGCCAGCAACATGCTGAGAATG gAGTGGGATCTTGCTGCTGCAGAAAATGCTAGACGCTGGGCCCAGCGATGCACCCAGAACCACAGCCCAAGAGAGCAAAGAACCGTCA ATGGGAGAACATGCGGTGAAAACCTCTTCATGTCCTCCAGGCCTACTTTGTGGTCTGAAGCGATTCAGGCTTGGTACGATGAGGTGAAAGACTTCCAGTACGGTCGCGGAAGCAGAAGGGGTGCTGTGACAGGCCATTACACACAG GTAGTTTGGTACCGGTCCAACCTCCTGGGCTGTGCTGTTGCCCGCTGCCGGAATAGGAGATTAGCTTACTACTACGTTTGCCATTACTGCCCCGG AGGAAACATCGTAGGCTCCATCCACACTCCATACAAAGCCGGGAGGCCCTGTGCGGACTGCCCAAACGCTTGCGACAACAAACTCTGCA CCAATCCCTGCAAATACGGTGATCAATACAACAACTGTCCGGATTTAGTACGTACCCATGGATGCGACCATCGGGACGTGAAGAACTGGTGCGAAGCGTCTTGCCTGTGCAAGACCGAAATCAAGTGA
- the LOC143826398 gene encoding serotriflin-like isoform X3: MATTVVLVISLAALMPQSTGQQPDFASLSTQNADQQREATDKHNALRRDVNPTASNMLRMEWDLAAAENARRWAQRCTQNHSPREQRTVNGRTCGENLFMSSRPTLWSEAIQAWYDEVKDFQYGRGSRRGAVTGHYTQVVWYRSNLLGCAVARCRNRRLAYYYVCHYCPGGNIVGSIHTPYKAGRPCADCPNACDNKLCTNPCKYGDQYNNCPDLVRTHGCDHRDVKNWCEASCLCKTEIK; this comes from the exons ATGGCCACAACAGTTGTTCTGGTGATAAGCCTTGCTGCCTTGATGCCACAGTCCACTGGGCAG CAACCAGACTTCGCTTCTTTGTCAACCCAAAATGCTGATCAGCAAAGGGAAGCTACTGACAAGCACAATGCCCTCCGGAGAGATGTGAATCCAACTGCCAGCAACATGCTGAGAATG gAGTGGGATCTTGCTGCTGCAGAAAATGCTAGACGCTGGGCCCAGCGATGCACCCAGAACCACAGCCCAAGAGAGCAAAGAACCGTCA ATGGGAGAACATGCGGTGAAAACCTCTTCATGTCCTCCAGGCCTACTTTGTGGTCTGAAGCGATTCAGGCTTGGTACGATGAGGTGAAAGACTTCCAGTACGGTCGCGGAAGCAGAAGGGGTGCTGTGACAGGCCATTACACACAG GTAGTTTGGTACCGGTCCAACCTCCTGGGCTGTGCTGTTGCCCGCTGCCGGAATAGGAGATTAGCTTACTACTACGTTTGCCATTACTGCCCCGG AGGAAACATCGTAGGCTCCATCCACACTCCATACAAAGCCGGGAGGCCCTGTGCGGACTGCCCAAACGCTTGCGACAACAAACTCTGCA CCAATCCCTGCAAATACGGTGATCAATACAACAACTGTCCGGATTTAGTACGTACCCATGGATGCGACCATCGGGACGTGAAGAACTGGTGCGAAGCGTCTTGCCTGTGCAAGACCGAAATCAAGTGA